In Amaranthus tricolor cultivar Red isolate AtriRed21 chromosome 3, ASM2621246v1, whole genome shotgun sequence, a single window of DNA contains:
- the LOC130808640 gene encoding delta(3,5)-Delta(2,4)-dienoyl-CoA isomerase, peroxisomal — protein sequence MAEYKTLKVTQSNLNSSVFCLYLNRPSHRNALSIDFFDEFPKAIKSLDQNPNVNVIILIGAGDHFCAGIDINTLNSITQKSDCDQGRSNERFRRYIKHLQSAITALEECRKPVIASIHGACIGGGIDIITACDIRYCTKDALFSVKEVDLAITADLGTLQRLPGIVGYGNALELALTARRFLGSEAKELGLVSRVFGSKKDLDDFVAHVAEEIAAKSPLAITGTKAVLIKSRDLSLEQGLDYVATWNCAMLLSDDLKEATSAFFQKRKPVFSKL from the exons ATGGCGGAATATAAAACCCTAAAAGTTACACAATCAAACCTTAATTCTTCAGTTTTCTGTCTTTACCTCAACCGTCCATCACACCGTAACGCACTATCCATAGATTTCTTCGACGAATTCCCGAAAGCCATTAAATCCCTCGATCAAAACCCTAACGTCAACGTTATAATCCTTATCGGCGCCGGCGATCATTTCTGTGCCGGAATCGACATCAACACTCTCAATTCTATCACTCAAAAATCGGACTGTGATCAAGGTCGTTCCAATGAGAGATTTAGGAGATATATTAAGCATTTGCAATCGGCAATTACCGCATTGGAAGAATGCCGAAAACCAGTGATTGCGAGTATTCATGGAGCTTGTATTGGAGGTGGAATTGATATTATCACCGCTTGTGATATAAGGTATTGTACGAAGGATGCTCTTTTCTCAGTTAAAGAAGTTGATTTGGCAATTACTGCTGATTTAGGAACTCTTCAGAGGTTACCTGGGATTGTTGGGTATGGAAATGCTTTGGAGTTGGCATTGACGGCGAGGAGGTTTTTGGGTTCGGAGGCGAAGGAATTGGGTTTAGTTTCTCGGGTTTTTGGGTCTAAGAAGGATTTGGATGATTTTGTTGCACATGTTGCTGAAG AAATTGCAGCAAAATCTCCCCTTGCGATCACTGGCACTAAGGCAGTGTTAATAAAAAGTAGGGACCTTAGTTTGGAACAAGGATTGGACTATGTAGCTACTTGGAACTGCGCGATGCTTCTTTCAGATGACCTAAAAGAGGCCACATCTGCCTTTTTCCAGAAAAGAAAACCTGTTTTTTCAAAGCTGTGA
- the LOC130808703 gene encoding glycerophosphodiester phosphodiesterase GDPD3-like isoform X2 — MALKAIPVADVPNFDHASFIPDNSTILSPTCIFSSGTLEKVEEGKKAYKLGKNFVVMGHRGSGMNILQSSDPRMKRLKENSIISFNHAAQFNLDFIEFDIQVTRDDCPVIFHDIHILTKDQGVISEKRVTEMTLEEFLSYGPQKASGKVGKPMLRKAKDGSIFEWKVENDAPLCTLQDVFEKVDTSLGFNIELKFDDNKVYDEVELKRILHAVLKIVDQHADQRSHIIFSSFQPDVVQLLRKLQHDYAVFFLTNGGCEIYADPRRNSLEAAIKHCLEAGLQGIVAQVRAIFRHPAMVAKIKESKLCLVTYGQLK; from the exons ATGGCTTTGAAAGCAATCCCTGTCGCCGACGTCCCTAATTTCGACCATGCCAGTTTCATTCCAGACAATTCTACCATTTTGTCTCCTACCTGTATTTTTTCTTCAG GAACATTGGAGAAGGTAGAAGAAGGTAAGAAAGCATATAAATTAGGTAAGAATTTTGTGGTGATGGGACATAGAGGAAGTGGTATGAATATCCTGCAATCTTCGGATCCGAGAATGAAACGTTTGAAGGAGAATTCGATCATCTCTTTTAATCATGCTGCTCAATTTAATCTTGATTTTATTGAGTTTGATATTCag GTGACCAGAGATGACTGCCCTGTCATTTTCCATGACATACACATCCTTACTAAAGATCAG GGAGTGATTTCAGAGAAAAGGGTGACGGAAATGACCTTGGAAGAGTTTCTGAGTTACGGACCGCAGAAAGCATCAGGAAAG GTGGGGAAGCCTATGCTTAGAAAAGCAAAAGATGGGAGTATATTTGAGTGGAAAGTTGAGAATGATGCCCCTTTATGCACATTGCAAGACGTTTTTGAAAAGGTTGACACTTCCTTGGGATTTAACATTGAGTTGAAATTTGATGATAATAAAGTCTACGATGAGGTGGAGCTCAAACGCATCCTTCATGCAGTTCTAAAG ATTGTTGATCAGCATGCTGATCAAAGAAGCCACATAATTTTTTCGAGCTTTCAACCCGATGTAGTACAGCTGCTGAGGAAACTGCAGCATGATTATGCT GTGTTCTTTCTAACAAATGGAGGATGTGAAATATACGCTGACCCGAGAAGGAATTCACTTGAGGCAGCAATCAAACATTGTCTTGAAGCTGGCTTACAAGGCATCGTTGCTCAAGTAAGGGCGATTTTTAGACACCCAGCAATGGTTGCTAAGATCAAGGAATCCAAGCTGTGCCTTGTTACTTACGGCCAGTTAAAGTAA
- the LOC130808703 gene encoding glycerophosphodiester phosphodiesterase GDPD1, chloroplastic-like isoform X1: MALKAIPVADVPNFDHASFIPDNSTILSPTCIFSSGTLEKVEEGKKAYKLGKNFVVMGHRGSGMNILQSSDPRMKRLKENSIISFNHAAQFNLDFIEFDIQVTRDDCPVIFHDIHILTKDQGVISEKRVTEMTLEEFLSYGPQKASGKVGKPMLRKAKDGSIFEWKVENDAPLCTLQDVFEKVDTSLGFNIELKFDDNKVYDEVELKRILHAVLKIVDQHADQRSHIIFSSFQPDVVQLLRKLQHDYAVFFLTNGGCEIYADPRRNSLEAAIKHCLEAGLQGIVAQVRAIFRHPAMVAKIKESKLCLVTYGQLNNVPEAVYMQHLMGVEGVIVDCVEEIKEAVSDFSKTIRKEAEDDCSSINGTEKEERNRSPVKFSDRELSFLLKLIPELVQN; encoded by the exons ATGGCTTTGAAAGCAATCCCTGTCGCCGACGTCCCTAATTTCGACCATGCCAGTTTCATTCCAGACAATTCTACCATTTTGTCTCCTACCTGTATTTTTTCTTCAG GAACATTGGAGAAGGTAGAAGAAGGTAAGAAAGCATATAAATTAGGTAAGAATTTTGTGGTGATGGGACATAGAGGAAGTGGTATGAATATCCTGCAATCTTCGGATCCGAGAATGAAACGTTTGAAGGAGAATTCGATCATCTCTTTTAATCATGCTGCTCAATTTAATCTTGATTTTATTGAGTTTGATATTCag GTGACCAGAGATGACTGCCCTGTCATTTTCCATGACATACACATCCTTACTAAAGATCAG GGAGTGATTTCAGAGAAAAGGGTGACGGAAATGACCTTGGAAGAGTTTCTGAGTTACGGACCGCAGAAAGCATCAGGAAAG GTGGGGAAGCCTATGCTTAGAAAAGCAAAAGATGGGAGTATATTTGAGTGGAAAGTTGAGAATGATGCCCCTTTATGCACATTGCAAGACGTTTTTGAAAAGGTTGACACTTCCTTGGGATTTAACATTGAGTTGAAATTTGATGATAATAAAGTCTACGATGAGGTGGAGCTCAAACGCATCCTTCATGCAGTTCTAAAG ATTGTTGATCAGCATGCTGATCAAAGAAGCCACATAATTTTTTCGAGCTTTCAACCCGATGTAGTACAGCTGCTGAGGAAACTGCAGCATGATTATGCT GTGTTCTTTCTAACAAATGGAGGATGTGAAATATACGCTGACCCGAGAAGGAATTCACTTGAGGCAGCAATCAAACATTGTCTTGAAGCTGGCTTACAAGGCATCGTTGCTCAAGTAAGGGCGATTTTTAGACACCCAGCAATGGTTGCTAAGATCAAGGAATCCAAGCTGTGCCTTGTTACTTACGGCCAGTTAAA TAATGTGCCTGAGGCGGTATATATGCAACATCTAATGGGGGTAGAAGGTGTAATCGTCGATTGTGTTGAAGAAATCAAAGAAGCAGTGTCGGATTTTAGCAAGACGATCAGAAAAGAGGCTGAAGATGATTGCTCCTCCATAAATGGTACAGAAAAGGAAGAGAGAAATAGATCACCGGTAAAGTTCTCAGATCGCGAGCTCTCTTTTCTTCTGAAACTCATACCAGAATTGGTACAAAACTGA
- the LOC130808703 gene encoding glycerophosphodiester phosphodiesterase GDPD1, chloroplastic-like isoform X3, with the protein MTLEEFLSYGPQKASGKVGKPMLRKAKDGSIFEWKVENDAPLCTLQDVFEKVDTSLGFNIELKFDDNKVYDEVELKRILHAVLKIVDQHADQRSHIIFSSFQPDVVQLLRKLQHDYAVFFLTNGGCEIYADPRRNSLEAAIKHCLEAGLQGIVAQVRAIFRHPAMVAKIKESKLCLVTYGQLNNVPEAVYMQHLMGVEGVIVDCVEEIKEAVSDFSKTIRKEAEDDCSSINGTEKEERNRSPVKFSDRELSFLLKLIPELVQN; encoded by the exons ATGACCTTGGAAGAGTTTCTGAGTTACGGACCGCAGAAAGCATCAGGAAAG GTGGGGAAGCCTATGCTTAGAAAAGCAAAAGATGGGAGTATATTTGAGTGGAAAGTTGAGAATGATGCCCCTTTATGCACATTGCAAGACGTTTTTGAAAAGGTTGACACTTCCTTGGGATTTAACATTGAGTTGAAATTTGATGATAATAAAGTCTACGATGAGGTGGAGCTCAAACGCATCCTTCATGCAGTTCTAAAG ATTGTTGATCAGCATGCTGATCAAAGAAGCCACATAATTTTTTCGAGCTTTCAACCCGATGTAGTACAGCTGCTGAGGAAACTGCAGCATGATTATGCT GTGTTCTTTCTAACAAATGGAGGATGTGAAATATACGCTGACCCGAGAAGGAATTCACTTGAGGCAGCAATCAAACATTGTCTTGAAGCTGGCTTACAAGGCATCGTTGCTCAAGTAAGGGCGATTTTTAGACACCCAGCAATGGTTGCTAAGATCAAGGAATCCAAGCTGTGCCTTGTTACTTACGGCCAGTTAAA TAATGTGCCTGAGGCGGTATATATGCAACATCTAATGGGGGTAGAAGGTGTAATCGTCGATTGTGTTGAAGAAATCAAAGAAGCAGTGTCGGATTTTAGCAAGACGATCAGAAAAGAGGCTGAAGATGATTGCTCCTCCATAAATGGTACAGAAAAGGAAGAGAGAAATAGATCACCGGTAAAGTTCTCAGATCGCGAGCTCTCTTTTCTTCTGAAACTCATACCAGAATTGGTACAAAACTGA
- the LOC130808552 gene encoding uncharacterized protein LOC130808552, which produces MHELLTSLNSNGKPQHGFINEIAKKYDLHRRTIERIWRQIRDQKKNEVPINVNNKKTGTKGRASIPFDENKFKSIEKVKKTTLRSLSRAMGVSHTTVCRWKKKKYFRKHTNAIKPLLTDKNKLDRLIFCLSSCIFDEQTSNFTFNEMSNVVHIDEKLFYITRTQQTFYLTQDELEPHREIQSKRFIPKIMFMCAVARPIFSS; this is translated from the coding sequence ATGCATGAGCTTTTAACGTCACTAAACAGTAATGGGAAGCCACAACATGGGTTCATCAATGAAATTGCGAAGAAGTACGATTTGCATAGGAGGACAATCGAAAGGATATGGAGACAGATTCgggatcaaaaaaaaaatgaagttcCAATTAATGTCAACAATAAGAAGACAGGGACCAAAGGAAGGGCATCAATCCCCTttgatgaaaacaaattcaaatcaattgaaaaagtGAAGAAGACAACTTTAAGATCACTATCAAGGGCCATGGGAGTTAGCCACACCACAGTATgcagatggaaaaaaaaaaagtactttCGAAAGCACACCAACGCAATTAAACCGTTACTTACAGACAAAAATAAACTCGACaggttaattttttgtcttagTAGTTGCATTTTTGATGAGCAAACAAGCAACTTCACATTTAATGAGATGTCAAATGTAGTCCACATTGATGAAAAGTTGTTTTATATTACAAGGACACAACAAACATTTTATCTAACTCAAGATGAATTAGAGCCACATAGAGAAATCCAATCTAAAAGATTTATCCCCaagatcatgtttatgtgtgctgTTGCAAGACCAATCTTTTCTAGTTAA